The genomic interval CAAATGAGACTGCTTCGCACGCGCAGGTGCAGTAGTACATGTGTGAGGCTTCACAGACATGAAGATGAATATATTCTGTACACATCCCTACCATAAGACAAATCAAtacatgcacgcatgcatgcatacacaccGAAATTATTGGATTGTATTAAACGTAAGTACCAATACACATATTATTTGCAGTGTGTTGAGTCCATCATTACATTTATACATGCAGACGGATACAGTTCACTTGCTCAACTACTCTCTTGTAAAGCAATATCGGTAGAAAAGGATACGCCCTACGTATGCAGCAGATGATTACTatacagaaagagaagcggctGTGCAGCCTCACCGGCTCGGACATTGCGAGAGCGCCAACGGCATTTCCGCGAATAAGCTGCAGCAAAGAATGGGCACGGGCGAAGTGATCTGTATCGAATTCACCATTCAAAGGCTTTGAGTGAAGGCGACGTCACCGTAGAAGCACAGATACTGTGTCCGTGTAAGTAGAAGTATGCCTATGTACTCGCATGTATGCCGCTGCCAGTGAAAGGTGAGTTTCTTTGAATTTCCAGAGTTCACGAAGACAGGATCGAGAGAATTGCGGCGAGTAAGGCTACGAAGACACTGGCGATGAAATATGAACGGGTGTTTACATAAACAATGCTTGCATTCATAAGACTGAGGCACATATCGGGGAAAAGCTGGTCTTACCCCTGGAAGCAGTCTTCCCTGCTGCTCTGGCGTCCCCCATCTAGTGATCTGTTGAGACCACAACAAGCTCGAAGATGAAAATGAATCCAGCTGTCGTTGATGGTAATGTTGAATTGCCCCTACGGGATTTCAGAAGTGATGGGGAAGCAGCTAACATAGATTCGGGCACCTTTTCCGGAAGACGTGCCTGTTACAGGTCTCCAAATGCCATCAAATGCTTACCTGGTTTATACAAAGGTTTGAGTGTGCGCCGTACGAAAGCCCAATTCCTGCTGAAGCCCGGGAAATCTCCTCCATGATTATCACATGAGAGAGGAAATCGAGCCCGAGACCACCTGAGAATTAGAAACCGAAAAGCAATCCACACAAACCATTTCCAGCAATCCTACAAAAAGATATACAGAGAAACAAGGGTCAGGCAgatctttcttcttgcagaATGGTGCCTAAGGTGGTCAGATATAAGGTGCATATTTTGGAGTAGAGGAAGGTTAGGCctgcgtatatatatgtgtttaTAATCAGATAGTGTCGTATCCATCTTGGCCGCAGATCAGAGCTAAAAGAAGCGACCAGGCGTCGGTTTCGGTCCGGTAAACTTTGTCTACAAAAGAGCAACATTCACGAACGTTATCACTGGTCTCTATACGCATCTGGAGTTCCCGCTTGAGGCCTTGTTTGTCCGTCTCGGCTTTATGTACCATCACGCAACTACTCGTGACTGAAAAAGCTCGTCTGCTCGGTTTCGCATAGTGAAGCAAGCGCTCATTCCGCGAATGCCCAGCACACGTATGTAATGTGGGAAGCCATCATCTCAATCTTTTGTCTACATTAATGCACTAAAACACCCGACTGCTTTCCGGCGTACCATGATCTTCTGGTGCCGTTGGACCGAGTAAGCCAAAGCTGCCTATTAGGGGGAAAAGATGCTGATAAAAAGGGATACGCAATATGGGGGGACATGCAGTTGGGTTTTCCTATTTGTCAGCTGATTTCCCTGTGAAATTAATTATAAATCAACGAGGTCCAACACCTTTCCACGTTACGGCTTTACCGTATGTGCGTGCCTCTATGACTTGGTGAATCAAGCAAGCTACACGACACTCACGGTTGCGTCTAAAAGCTGCCGTATCTGATCGGGTGCAGTCTAGAGTCGCATGCCTCTGCCGGTACCGCTGCTGCGGCACCCGACAGTGAACGTACGGTGCTCTTCGCGATTCCATCCAAAATTCACTGTGCATAGTTTAGCCGTGTTTGTAGATGATTCAGGCGCTCTCACCACTAGTATACGCCCGACGGTtcagaaaacagacagacagatagatagatagatggatGTCAAAATatgtgtttttttcgttgaGGAGATGAGGCATCACGAATGTTGCCGGGGTGCTGGTGAGTTTGCAGACGACGCGGAAGTTAGCGGGTCACATTTCGATTAATGAGCCACCGAATTTTCGGTGACATACCTTTGGGAACGAATTCTCCTTGTCCCACTTTGTCGCGTAAGGAGCGATCTCCTTGCGAGCAACTCCGCGAACATATTGCTGAAGCTGCAACAAGTAGTTCCGAACGCGTTACTGATGGGGCAAATGAGTGCAAGAAGGCGGTACTGTTGAGCATACGCGCAGATGGTATACTAAACGATGCACTTCCATAAGTCCCTGAAGGACCGAAAATCCATCCTCGACTGTTCACTACTTGTTTTGCCCCCACATCCTCCACAATGTACAGGTTGCCACACAACAGCTCTCCACATCTGCCGCCCTGTGGTAAGAAAAGTAAACAACTGAACAGCAATCGTCTGGCAAATATCGATACCGTCTCTGCGAAACGGGCCGCTGCTCAGTACAGGAATATCACACAGAGGTTGCAAATACTAGTAGACGGAAAAGGTGCCCTCAGAGTGCTTAACTAGATGTCCGGCTTTGTCGCGCATCTAATTTCCACTGCGCCTTCTCCCATCTTCTGCTGTGTAGACGTAATCGAAAGTTGCCAAAGATTTTGAAAACTTGGACGTTTTTTGTCAGAGTCGGACTTGCTGGCAATGTGTTGTGTACTCCCCTTCACAATGAGCTCAGCTGTAAATCTACGCGGAGGTGTGGCGAGCCATACCTCTTTGTGACCCTCATTCAACAAGCAATTGGCCTGTTGAAAAGCAGGCCCAAACAACTTGGTTGAAAATGAGCGCGACCTGAGACGTGATCCGCTGTGGGATGACCTCGGTACTTCGTTTTGAAGTTGGCACTTCAGGGCACACCCCGCTAATGATGGATGGCATTGTTTCGTTTCGGAAAAACTGGAAATGCTTTGCTTCAATTTGCGCGGAACTGTGAACATTTCGAGAGAGGTGTCCCTGCCTGGCCAGCACCTGTTTCCGATGAGTGTCATGACGTAGACAAACGAagtttcgtctgcctctttAGAGAGCGACTTTGCAGGTGTGGTCAAGACCCAGAAGCTCGCAAGAGAGCGTGTAAGTATCCTGAGGCAGAATTAAAAGGTAAAGTTCTACCAAGCGAGCAACACAGAAGGCAAAAGAGTGTAGgctctttgtttcctcctATAACGGGAAGCTCGGCTTGCAAGGGACCAATCAATCGACCAGCGCGCGAACACCCGAGGCCGAATGAAGTCATGAACGGTCCTTCAACAAACGGACGACCGACGGGCGGTTTGACAGCTTCGTGTATCACAATCAAtaagaaagacgaaaacagTGAATTATACTATCAGATCGCCCAGCTACTAGGAGGCAAAGGCGTTGACTTCGAGGCCGTCGTTGTCAAGGATATGTGTGCAGCGGTGAGTACGCTCGAGGTGCAAAGACATTTACATTTTCCCGGTTTTACTCCTCATTCCGCGGCGGCACGTATTCAGTACgacgaaaagggagacaaagTGCAGATCTCGCTTGTCGCTGTATCTGTGTCCTTTGAGTGGGccaaacaggagagagaggctccCTGTTATTGTCTAACGTGTTTCACAGCTAGTTTGCCCGACTCTAATACTTGCCTGGGTGGAGGGTTTCTGCAAACGAGGTGTCTAGCGTATCCATTCCTCCTACGATTGCCCGTTCTTTTTTGGCCTTTGGTATTCATTTCTAGGACTGCGTGTATAAACAAGGAGGAAAGTATTTATCACATACAAAAAGAATTTGAGATGCGGTTGGGAAGCTTGTTTACGCGGTGGTTTGGTTTCTTGGTCTCAGGTCACAAGGCGACCGTCGTGCCCGAATGCAGTGCTCGACAGGGGGGAACTAACCGTAATTCAGCACAGCAACATTTCCACACAGAATTTCAACGGATACCGTTGTATGGGCCAGCAGCTGTCCTGGTTATATGCTGGAGTTGACAGGCAGAGCTCACACCGATAATTTTAAGCATCACGTATAGGGGAGCTCAAAAGAGTTGATGTGTAGGGAAGCGAAATCATTGTGTTGCTCTGATCTTCAATGCAAACCTTTGAAGGCTAACTGCTTGCGGAAGGGCATGTTCCTGCATCCAACAATAACTTGCGGCAGTGTAGGGTAAGCACTCTACTTCACCGTAGCCAGAGTTGCCTGACCAGCTTCAAGAGAGGGGGACCCACAGCAAATTGCGCAACAACTTGTGAAAAACAAAACAGTTAGACATTTGAACACAACTCACATCTTTTATAGCGCTTCGCCCGCAAGCAGGACACCACTAGGCGCTTCTTTCACACCTTTGTTGTTATCGTGACGTGAAGACTCTTCATGACACGCCCGTCGGGGCTCAAGATTCCGACACATCCCATCTGGCGACAAAACCAGACCGCTTTTCAGGGCCAGTTCCGCGTTCAGAATCGAACATCCAGCCGCACCTAGACGCAAAGATGGCGATGATGTACTCTAGCGCATGTTTTCTCTCATCTGTTGTGCGGCGCTCTGACCAATCGTAGGATTACAACTTGCCAACAGGGCTtcggcgacagagagagtgcCCACGAGACTATGTTTCTCAATGCGACACGGAGAGTTAACTTGCGGGGCTGTCACTTATATGGTGACATGCTTACGAGTTTCGTCAGGCACGTTCTGTTAAGGAAAACAGTCCCGCAACA from Toxoplasma gondii ME49 chromosome VIIa, whole genome shotgun sequence carries:
- a CDS encoding hypothetical protein (encoded by transcript TGME49_205425), which encodes MNGPSTNGRPTGGLTASCITINKKDENSELYYQIAQLLGGKGVDFEAVVVKDMCAAVTRRPSCPNAVLDRGELTVIQHSNISTQNFNGYRCMGQQLSWLYAGVDRQSSHR